A window of the Drosophila simulans strain w501 chromosome 2L, Prin_Dsim_3.1, whole genome shotgun sequence genome harbors these coding sequences:
- the LOC6730910 gene encoding accessory gland protein Acp29AB: MLRLSAVVLNVLLVSHGSSAGTANIESQPKDMEAQCNGYCFSTLRPVMQYVAVHQDKWNTCTEIIANETLKDQNQLSVQLDALKADVSNIKASQLSKDDKLDRIEREQSAMQESLKTINRDLTGKLDRTKSQLEAIKSTMESMKAQMDGYLSAINEVQSTLDKKCLQPGFEKIGDRYFHIEEDVELNWLDAQASCRRMGGHLASIKNKQEFDAIVEKLDSSKKYFLGINDRTKIGDFVSAVSGKRCLYLKWSPGEPDHSNDRERCVSIVRSHMYVSNCTYQKRFICQLDAS; encoded by the coding sequence atgtTGAGATTGTCAGCCGTAGTTCTGAACGTACTTCTTGTTAGCCATGGATCCTCGGCAGGAACCGCGAACATTGAAAGTCAGCCAAAGGACATGGAAGCTCAATGCAACGGATACTGCTTCTCGACCCTGAGGCCAGTTATGCAGTATGTTGCTGTCCACCAGGACAAATGGAATACTTGTACGGAAATCATAGCGAACGAAACCCTCAAGGATCAGAACCAGTTGAGTGTCCAGCTGGATGCCTTAAAAGCAGACGTCTCCAACATAAAGGCATCGCAGCTGTCAAAGGATGATAAGCTGGACAGGATAGAGCGAGAGCAGTCAGCCATGCAGGAGTCTTTGAAGACCATCAATCGGGATCTTACAGGGAAACTGGACAGAACTAAGTCGCAGCTTGAGGCGATCAAGAGTACAATGGAATCTATGAAGGCCCAAATGGATGGCTATCTCTCAGCCATAAATGAAGTTCAATCTACTTTGGATAAGAAATGCCTACAGCCAGGATTTGAGAAGATTGGCGATAGATATTTCCACATCGAAGAAGATGTTGAGCTAAATTGGCTGGATGCTCAGGCCAGCTGTCGTCGAATGGGAGGTCACCTAGCctctataaaaaataaacaggaGTTTGATGCAATCGTCGAAAAACTCGATAGTTCGAAGAAATACTTCCTGGGCATCAACGATCGCACAAAAATCGGGGACTTTGTGTCTGCAGTCTCCGGAAAACGTTGTTTGTATCTCAAGTGGAGTCCTGGTGAACCCGATCACTCTAACGACCGAGAGCGATGCGTTTCAATCGTGCGAAGCCACATGTATGTGAGCAATTGTACTTATCAAAAAAGATTCATATGCCAGTTAGATGCCAgttaa
- the LOC6730909 gene encoding glycerophosphocholine phosphodiesterase GPCPD1 isoform X2 yields MKRRHIQVKVTPMNLSIPSAGCDTMLPSSPMEDSLSNDTHDTKENGGESSTAFAFSEVVTLSADECEIRSQEQFGTGCGPTDLVIFHLTVGDFENTAYLIDLYSYSSRVAREDGPPNHLGYHYVLPNLFKRSEGNLELPITCAKGHRPLGMMRLGYLIVKPSSLCALMDMSVSYARYWNNKWTGLDVGHRGSGTSFKAKDAVIRENTITSLKNAAEHGADMVEFDVQLSKDLVPVVYHDFMIYVSLKSKCSMQEHDFLALPMRELSLEQLKKLKVYHIAEGLSRETRSFHNDDCLEHQPFPQLCDVLDALDVHVGFNIEIKWSQRLEDGKMEEEFEHVVDRNLYIDCILDVILRKAGNRRIVLSCFDPDICTILRFKQNRYPVMFLTLGRTTKYQKYMDPRGNSMELAVWHAVAMEFLGVVAHTEDLLRDPSQVNLAKERGLVLFCWGDDNNSKDTIKLLKELGLHAIIYDKMDVLTTKEVKQSVFHLQAKDSQKELLKLQALEMGHVWHTSADGNEEQQA; encoded by the exons ATGAAACGAAGGCATATTCAGGTCAAAGTGACGCCCATGAACCTGAGTATCCCCAGTGCCGGCTGTGATACCATGCTGCCCTCATCTCCCATGGAGGATTCCTTGTCGAACGACACCCATGATACCAAGGAGAACGGAGGTGAATCCTCCACAGCCTTTGCCTTTAGCGAGGTCGTCACCTTGAGTGCCGACGAGTGCGAGATCAGAAGTCAAGAGCAGTTCGGCACCGGCTGTGGACCCACCGATTTGGTTATATTCCACCTGACCGTTGGAGACTTCGAGAACACGGCCTACCTGATTGATTTGTACAGCTACAGCTCCCGGGTGGCCAGGGAAGATGGTCCACCGAACCACTTGGGCTATCATTATGTGCTGCCCAATCTTTTTAAGCGTTCTGAAGGCAACTTGGAGCTGCCCATAACCTGTGCCAAGGGCCATCGACCTCTGGGAATGATGCGTCTTGGTTATCTTATCGTGAAGCCCTCTTCGTTGTGTGCTCTGATGGACATGAGTGTCAGCTATGCCCGATACTGGAACAACAAGTGGACGGGACTGGATGTGGGCCATCGTGGTTCCGGAACCAGTTTCAAGGCCAAGGACGCTGTGATTCGGGAGAACACCATTACTTCCTTGAAGAATGCCGCAGAGCATGGTGCCGACATGGTGGAGTTCGATGTCCAACTTAGCAAAGATCTGGTGCCGGTGGTGTATCACGACTTCATGATCTATGTTTCACTAAAGTCCAAGTGCAGCATGCAGGAGCACGATTTCCTCGCTCTACCGATGAGGGAGTTGTCCCTGGAGCAGTTGAAGAAATTGAAAGTCTATCACATTGCTGAGGGTCTGTCCAGGGAGACGCGTTCGTTTCACAACGATGATTGTTTAGAGCACCAGCCGTTTCCGCAGCTATGCGACGTCCTGGATGCCCTAGATGTCCATGTGGGTTTCAACATAGAAATTAAGTGGTCTCAGAGGCTAGAGGACGGCAAAATGGAGGAGGAATTCGAGCATGTGGTGGACAGAAATCTCTATATCGATTGCATATTGGATGTCATCCTACGAAAGGCAGGGAATCGCAGAATAGTACTCAGTTGTTTCGATCCGGATATCTGCACCATTCTGAGATTCAAGCAAAATCGATACCCTGTCATGTTCCTAACTCTCGGCAGAACGACGAAATACCAGAAGTATATGGACCCCAGGGGCAACTCCATGGAGCTGGCCGTGTGGCACGCGGTGGCCATGGAGTTCCTGGGTGTTGTGGCACACACGGAGGACCTGCTGCGAGATCCCAGTCAG GTGAATCTGGCCAAGGAGCGTGGATTGGTGCTGTTTTGCTGGGGCGACGACAACAACTCCAAGGATACCATCAAGCTGTTGAAGGAACTCGGCCTGCACGCCATCATCTACGACAAAATGGATGTCCTGACCACCAAGGAGGTCAAG CAAAGTGTGTTCCACCTTCAGGCCAAGGACAGCCAAAAGGAACTGCTCAAGTTGCAGGCCCTGGAAATGGGGCATGTGTGGCACACCTCAGCCGACGGaaacgaggagcagcaggcatAG